A section of the Leptotrichia sp. HSP-342 genome encodes:
- a CDS encoding DUF937 domain-containing protein, with product MNLEALFGLLQGQDLGKLTEQIGGDSTQVKDGVSAALPAILAAVNKNANNSEKAEGLNNALNQHDGSILNNLGSYLQNPDLKDGEGILGHLFGNNTQNVANAVSQSSGLDNQGSMKILQTLAPLVLGALGQQKKENNLDAEGIGNLTSNLAANFTGEGGIMSMVTNMLDANKDGNVMDDVMGLVGKFFGGKK from the coding sequence ATGAATTTAGAAGCATTATTTGGACTTTTACAGGGACAGGATCTAGGAAAATTGACAGAACAGATAGGAGGAGACAGTACGCAAGTAAAAGATGGAGTATCAGCGGCTTTACCTGCAATATTGGCAGCAGTTAACAAAAATGCAAATAACAGCGAAAAAGCAGAAGGGTTGAATAACGCATTAAATCAGCACGATGGTTCAATATTAAATAACCTTGGGAGTTATTTACAAAATCCTGATTTAAAGGATGGAGAAGGAATTTTAGGACATTTGTTTGGAAATAATACACAAAATGTGGCAAATGCTGTTTCACAGTCAAGCGGACTAGATAACCAAGGAAGCATGAAAATCTTACAAACGTTGGCTCCGCTTGTATTAGGTGCATTAGGACAGCAAAAAAAGGAAAATAATCTAGATGCAGAAGGAATTGGTAACTTAACTTCAAACCTTGCAGCAAACTTTACAGGCGAAGGTGGTATTATGAGCATGGTTACAAATATGCTGGATGCAAATAAAGATGGAAACGTAATGGATGATGTAATGGGATTAGTTGGAAAATTTTTTGGCGGCAAAAAATAG
- the crcB gene encoding fluoride efflux transporter CrcB: MKFLMIGIGGGIGAILRYLISIVPLKVSFPVQTFVTNILGAILIGVVVEMLAGKQVSQNWSLFWRVGICGGFTTFSTFSLETYNLIEKGNTWIALGYAILSVVLSVAGVFIGRGVVRAA; the protein is encoded by the coding sequence ATGAAATTTTTGATGATTGGAATTGGTGGAGGAATTGGAGCGATTCTTCGGTATTTAATTAGTATTGTGCCTTTAAAAGTGAGTTTTCCCGTGCAGACTTTTGTTACGAATATTTTGGGAGCAATTTTGATTGGGGTTGTTGTTGAGATGCTGGCTGGGAAGCAGGTTTCACAGAATTGGAGTTTATTCTGGAGAGTGGGAATTTGTGGAGGATTTACGACATTTTCTACATTTTCGCTGGAAACATATAACTTGATTGAGAAAGGGAATACTTGGATTGCATTGGGATATGCGATTTTGAGTGTTGTGCTGTCAGTTGCAGGAGTTTTTATTGGAAGGGGAGTTGTTAGAGCGGCATAA
- a CDS encoding MFS transporter — protein MDKEHSIENTKRYAILEVMFFNGYIVGMQSFVLLSLAIYFNMSSFFISIVSSLPTAGYLLQIFTKRVNLLLGSRKRTMVIAATVSRLVICVMPFAVFFDIRRQEVYFAVMFIYALVSPFSNNVWTAVMTKIVDKRERGKYFGKRNLFSSLSTVVYTLFYGYVLSMPDRKNAMLILTTAMSLSAIGSAIFMCLHYVPDSESDMKKVSIKTAFKNKNFVVYLKFASVWLFTWEFLKPMTEYYRIKVLGVNTMFISQMGVLTAILSSILYLVYGKLSDKYGNKTMLRMGIFFTTYYVLTYFSMTQDNKMSMLFAAAVIDAIGFTAITLSLLNLMMEVSGEPADAYVGAYAMVSGLSAILAGLFGGILGKFINNGVIYIFGEQFYTIRFAFVIGFILRLFSLLELTRVYSFEKTFVYPGGSSRIKSMFSKIMFSGSRYVIHSNKGKNEDSDEKENDVSGEENINGKFNESKEEL, from the coding sequence ATGGATAAGGAACATTCAATAGAAAATACGAAAAGATATGCGATACTGGAGGTTATGTTCTTTAATGGATATATAGTAGGAATGCAGAGTTTTGTGCTTTTGAGCTTGGCGATTTATTTTAATATGAGTTCTTTTTTTATATCAATTGTATCATCATTGCCAACAGCAGGATATTTGTTGCAGATATTTACTAAGCGGGTAAATCTTCTGCTTGGGAGCAGGAAAAGGACGATGGTAATAGCGGCGACTGTTTCAAGGCTGGTTATTTGTGTTATGCCTTTTGCTGTTTTTTTTGATATAAGAAGGCAGGAAGTCTATTTTGCGGTAATGTTTATTTATGCTCTTGTTTCACCTTTTTCAAATAATGTTTGGACAGCTGTTATGACGAAGATTGTTGATAAAAGAGAAAGAGGGAAATATTTTGGGAAACGTAATTTGTTTTCATCGTTGTCTACTGTGGTTTATACTTTGTTTTATGGGTATGTTTTGTCAATGCCAGACAGGAAAAATGCAATGCTTATCTTGACAACGGCAATGTCACTTTCAGCAATAGGTTCAGCAATATTTATGTGTCTTCATTATGTGCCTGATTCAGAAAGCGATATGAAAAAAGTGAGCATAAAGACAGCATTTAAAAATAAAAATTTTGTTGTTTATCTAAAATTTGCTTCTGTGTGGCTGTTTACATGGGAATTTCTAAAGCCAATGACAGAATATTACAGAATAAAAGTGCTTGGTGTAAATACAATGTTCATTTCTCAAATGGGAGTTCTAACAGCGATATTGTCAAGCATACTTTATCTAGTTTATGGAAAATTGTCTGATAAATACGGAAATAAGACAATGCTTAGAATGGGAATATTTTTTACAACATATTATGTACTTACATATTTTTCAATGACTCAGGACAATAAAATGTCAATGCTTTTTGCAGCCGCAGTAATTGACGCAATAGGATTTACAGCAATAACACTAAGTCTATTAAATTTGATGATGGAAGTTTCAGGCGAGCCTGCTGATGCTTATGTGGGAGCTTATGCGATGGTTTCAGGGCTTTCAGCAATATTGGCTGGATTATTTGGTGGAATACTGGGAAAATTTATAAATAACGGAGTAATTTATATTTTTGGGGAACAATTTTACACAATAAGGTTTGCCTTTGTTATAGGATTTATTTTGAGATTATTTTCATTGCTGGAATTAACGAGAGTTTATTCATTTGAAAAAACATTTGTGTATCCTGGCGGAAGCAGCCGAATAAAAAGCATGTTTTCAAAAATAATGTTTTCAGGCTCAAGATATGTTATCCATTCTAATAAAGGAAAAAATGAGGATTCTGATGAGAAGGAGAATGATGTAAGCGGAGAAGAGAATATCAATGGTAAATTTAATGAAAGTAAGGAAGAACTGTAA
- a CDS encoding transposase, with protein sequence MKKILEKIGKDELLEYSRLGDRFSVGNYIGNSSKFHIFTSINPYGKYEGYKFLKDEELKKLGRKKWYLELMKENIKERLFKEGKTVILRKDNFFKHLFEYFVKNKIRLQISYDRDWNNNGYLIKNSDEFFWFHFCDEEDENEEEIIRKYGVKIIRAGKNVIKDIIVEDSKIKKNKLIKVYDLDDVLGDIIFQDDNHILIYEKDLFFGDCKFTILQMSDIEEINDRMNLIETKDINLEEIFPNIVKMKIEEVLKKCFENKILVHFEYEKSYSEKFGIIERFDNKKIILKEIDKMSGIFVAKSEIIIEDISFLFVRNCKVLGI encoded by the coding sequence ATGAAAAAGATTTTAGAAAAAATTGGGAAAGATGAGTTGCTGGAGTATTCACGTTTAGGAGATAGATTTTCTGTTGGGAATTATATTGGAAATAGTAGTAAATTTCATATTTTCACATCAATTAACCCATACGGAAAGTACGAAGGATACAAATTTTTAAAAGATGAAGAATTAAAGAAATTAGGAAGAAAAAAATGGTATTTAGAATTAATGAAGGAAAATATAAAAGAGAGACTTTTCAAAGAGGGAAAAACTGTTATTTTAAGAAAAGATAATTTTTTTAAACATTTATTTGAATATTTTGTAAAAAATAAAATAAGATTACAAATTTCTTATGATAGAGATTGGAATAATAATGGCTATTTAATTAAAAATTCAGATGAGTTTTTTTGGTTTCATTTTTGTGATGAAGAAGATGAAAACGAAGAAGAAATTATAAGAAAATACGGAGTAAAAATTATAAGAGCAGGAAAAAACGTTATAAAAGATATTATTGTAGAAGATAGCAAAATTAAAAAAAATAAATTGATAAAAGTTTATGATTTGGACGATGTTTTAGGTGATATTATTTTTCAAGATGATAATCATATTTTAATTTATGAGAAAGATTTGTTTTTTGGCGATTGTAAATTTACAATATTACAAATGTCGGATATTGAAGAAATTAATGATAGAATGAATTTAATAGAAACAAAAGATATAAATTTAGAAGAAATTTTTCCAAATATTGTAAAAATGAAAATAGAAGAAGTTTTGAAAAAGTGCTTTGAAAATAAAATATTAGTGCATTTTGAGTATGAGAAATCATATTCTGAAAAATTTGGGATAATTGAAAGATTTGATAACAAGAAAATAATTTTAAAAGAAATAGACAAAATGTCTGGAATTTTTGTTGCTAAATCTGAGATAATAATTGAGGATATTTCGTTTTTATTTGTGAGAAATTGTAAAGTTTTAGGAATTTGA
- a CDS encoding ATP-binding cassette domain-containing protein → MSLVQFNKVYKQFAGEYILRDVNFTIEERDKIGLVGVNGAGKSTIIRMLLGEERIDGNENNLNEFGEIVKSGATKIGYLSQNTEFLDEKNTIYEEMMTIFEEERKIWDEIQKVNMLMGTANEDEMEKLINKSAELSSIYEAKNGYEIEYKIKQVLTGLELTGEYENLLLQDLSGGERTRVSLAKLLLSEPDLLILDEPTNHLDLISIEWLEDYLKKYNKAFLLVSHDRIFLDNVCTKIFELENKKLHKYDGNFSSFILQKEMILKGEIKRYEKEQEKIKKMEEYIDRFRAGIKARQAKGRQKILDRIERMEDPVFNPQRMRLKFEAAKMSGENVLKVRNLSKSFDGKKVLNNINFELFRGERVGIIGKNGIGKSTLLKILLDKLPKDTGEIEFGTRLKIGYYDQNHHEFSQENTILQEINNSLDLTEEYLRTLAGGFLFSGDDVQKKISMLSGGERVRVAFLKLYMEKANFLILDEPTNHLDVYSIEVLEDALEDFDGTMLVVSHNRHFLDTVCNTIYCLDENGLTKFKGNYEDYKESLKTAKSASQGTDLETKEEKKLSYQEQKEQSRKIAKLKRDIEKLEKKMEKITEMRENLNAEYEKAGKENNMEKLMEVQEKLDRLEEEEMEKMEEWDVKSGELESLE, encoded by the coding sequence ATGAGTTTAGTTCAGTTTAACAAGGTATATAAACAATTTGCGGGGGAATATATTTTGAGAGATGTTAATTTTACGATTGAAGAGAGAGATAAGATTGGGCTTGTGGGGGTAAATGGGGCTGGGAAGTCTACAATTATTAGAATGCTTTTGGGGGAAGAGCGGATTGATGGAAATGAGAATAATCTTAATGAGTTTGGGGAAATTGTGAAAAGTGGGGCTACAAAAATTGGGTATTTGTCGCAGAATACAGAGTTTTTGGATGAAAAAAATACGATTTACGAGGAAATGATGACTATTTTTGAGGAAGAGAGAAAAATTTGGGACGAGATTCAGAAGGTTAATATGCTTATGGGAACAGCGAACGAAGATGAAATGGAAAAGCTGATTAACAAGTCTGCTGAACTTTCTTCTATTTACGAGGCAAAAAATGGCTATGAGATTGAATACAAGATTAAACAGGTGCTTACAGGGCTTGAGCTTACTGGGGAATATGAGAATTTGCTATTGCAGGATTTGAGCGGTGGAGAAAGAACACGTGTTTCACTTGCAAAACTGCTTTTGTCTGAACCTGACTTGCTGATTTTAGACGAGCCGACAAACCATCTGGACTTGATTTCGATTGAGTGGCTTGAGGATTATTTGAAAAAGTATAATAAGGCGTTTTTGCTTGTTTCTCACGATAGAATATTTTTGGATAATGTTTGTACAAAAATTTTTGAATTAGAAAATAAAAAATTACATAAGTATGATGGCAACTTTTCATCATTTATTCTTCAAAAGGAGATGATTTTGAAGGGAGAAATCAAGCGGTATGAGAAGGAGCAGGAAAAAATTAAGAAAATGGAGGAATACATTGACAGATTTCGAGCTGGAATAAAGGCAAGACAGGCGAAAGGACGGCAAAAAATACTGGATAGAATCGAGAGAATGGAAGATCCTGTATTTAATCCGCAAAGAATGAGGCTAAAATTTGAAGCAGCTAAAATGAGTGGAGAAAATGTGTTGAAAGTTAGAAACTTGTCTAAAAGCTTTGATGGGAAAAAAGTTTTGAATAATATAAATTTTGAGCTTTTCCGTGGAGAAAGAGTTGGAATTATTGGAAAAAATGGGATTGGGAAATCTACGCTTTTAAAAATACTTTTGGATAAATTGCCGAAGGATACAGGGGAAATTGAGTTTGGAACAAGGCTAAAAATCGGATATTATGATCAGAATCATCATGAATTTTCGCAAGAAAATACGATTTTACAGGAAATAAACAATTCACTTGACTTGACGGAAGAATACTTGCGAACACTCGCAGGTGGATTTTTGTTTTCAGGTGACGATGTGCAGAAAAAAATCAGTATGCTAAGTGGTGGAGAAAGAGTCCGTGTGGCATTTTTGAAACTTTACATGGAAAAAGCCAACTTTCTGATTTTAGACGAACCGACAAACCATCTGGATGTTTATTCCATCGAAGTGCTGGAGGACGCCTTGGAGGATTTTGACGGAACAATGCTAGTTGTTTCCCACAACAGACACTTTTTAGACACAGTCTGCAACACAATTTACTGCCTTGATGAAAACGGACTTACAAAATTCAAAGGAAATTACGAAGACTACAAAGAAAGCCTAAAAACAGCAAAATCAGCTTCTCAAGGAACAGACCTTGAAACAAAGGAAGAGAAAAAGCTTTCATATCAGGAGCAGAAGGAACAGTCAAGAAAAATCGCAAAATTGAAACGTGATATTGAGAAACTGGAAAAGAAAATGGAAAAAATCACAGAAATGAGAGAAAACTTGAACGCAGAATACGAAAAGGCTGGAAAAGAAAACAATATGGAAAAACTGATGGAAGTGCAGGAAAAGCTCGACAGGCTGGAAGAAGAAGAGATGGAAAAGATGGAAGAGTGGGATGTGAAGAGTGGGGAGTTGGAGAGTTTGGAGTAG
- a CDS encoding SIR2 family protein, with translation MGCEEWGVGEFGVEKGEKMLEQDVRFLAEELEKGKLVVFVGAGVSKNSGLPDWKELIKDYAEYRGIKEFTSKQFLTIPEEVFERYGSLKYYEIAEKRFSGKYVPNSVHRILKKMKLTYIITTNYDTLIEDQIENLQIVSKDEDLPYTNSNRMLIKMHGDFKNKNIVLKKSDYDNYEKNFPLISTLIKGLFTTNTVLFIGYSYNDTNVQQIMNWIKDILKEETRKAFLVEFTEEDEKEEQNDGHINRIFLKLLNNNDDERLYDNEEEKFNNKYEKTLTKFLSNIYNKKINVIGEESFEIYKNLNYLTEHNWKKLSKYSEIYIDKDWKKILNIRLEFKDIEKYEEILFKSRIKKVIRNINRNEKEILIPFSEKEITPERKKQKENLEELIGIEEIFLETIYDYDYQNFQNLVEEYIKSNNINKYVIVYGYLFFKKIYEAKKIIESMIKEKEDLNDENEKIIWDNFILTIINTRIDYDIRKNKETLEDKYFGYFKSENELFNEIFKYSTLEAINKEMNRLFDEVRIEKRASYVGTPPLDQAIILSRDLFYFCSLNGIFGNSFSLYSEFMKKYIEILLVSYTNKNVELKNQMFENRNLLEEFEYFDFFMMLELSYSDLKKLFNEYTIKDLKCKEEISDRLIVLLKNIFDWIEENDKEFMEKKDALENVILIISKLDLTKNQFKNLFNVILNYKNNSIFFEDNPILGIVNNFRIITYKNFKNLNKEFFDKVLEKIFSIDRNRIDENLLDYITYYFNKKEMPKILKNDRIENFINKNNLKIKCYFLRIIDETYFEELKNEILKEIKNTLNIEVYSFLLNQKFIDFIPETEDKILEELDEIFQKKDSNKDLNVDNLVNLISKQENILDFLLVSGLNDRLPISFIEKLSNYKNEEFFKSLKQYKLEILWKYILNQENFDFSEFTENELEKFSKTGIKNLLKKNDKKLIKVIREYVFSKIKNNDNISMNNVIEAYFEWESEKVETSK, from the coding sequence GTGGGATGTGAAGAGTGGGGAGTTGGAGAGTTTGGAGTAGAGAAGGGAGAAAAAATGTTAGAACAAGATGTTAGATTTTTAGCTGAAGAATTAGAAAAAGGAAAGTTAGTAGTTTTTGTTGGTGCAGGAGTTTCTAAAAATAGTGGATTGCCAGATTGGAAAGAATTAATAAAAGATTATGCAGAATATAGAGGAATAAAAGAATTTACATCAAAACAATTTTTAACTATACCAGAAGAAGTTTTTGAAAGATATGGTAGTTTAAAATATTATGAAATTGCAGAAAAAAGATTTTCTGGGAAATATGTTCCTAATTCTGTTCACAGAATATTAAAAAAAATGAAATTGACTTATATAATTACAACCAATTATGATACATTAATTGAAGATCAAATAGAAAATTTACAAATTGTAAGTAAAGATGAAGATTTACCATACACTAATTCTAACAGAATGCTTATAAAAATGCATGGTGATTTTAAAAATAAAAATATAGTTTTGAAAAAAAGTGATTATGATAATTACGAGAAAAATTTTCCACTAATTTCAACTCTTATAAAAGGATTATTTACAACAAATACAGTATTATTTATAGGTTATTCATACAATGATACAAATGTACAGCAAATTATGAATTGGATAAAAGACATTTTGAAAGAGGAAACTAGGAAAGCATTTCTTGTTGAATTTACAGAAGAAGATGAAAAAGAGGAACAAAATGATGGACATATAAATAGAATTTTTTTAAAATTGTTGAATAATAATGACGATGAGAGATTATATGATAATGAAGAAGAAAAGTTCAATAATAAATATGAAAAAACTTTAACAAAATTTCTATCAAATATATATAATAAAAAAATAAATGTAATAGGGGAAGAAAGTTTTGAAATCTATAAAAATTTAAATTATTTAACGGAGCACAATTGGAAAAAACTTAGTAAATATTCTGAAATTTATATAGATAAAGACTGGAAAAAAATTTTAAATATAAGGTTAGAGTTTAAAGATATAGAAAAATATGAAGAGATACTTTTTAAATCAAGGATAAAAAAAGTTATTCGAAATATAAATAGAAATGAGAAGGAAATACTTATTCCTTTTTCAGAAAAAGAAATTACTCCTGAGAGAAAAAAGCAAAAAGAAAATCTGGAAGAATTAATAGGAATAGAAGAAATATTTTTAGAAACAATTTATGATTATGATTACCAAAATTTTCAAAATTTAGTAGAAGAATACATAAAAAGTAATAATATTAATAAATATGTAATTGTATATGGATATTTATTTTTTAAAAAAATATATGAAGCAAAAAAAATAATAGAAAGTATGATAAAAGAAAAAGAAGATTTAAATGATGAAAATGAAAAAATAATTTGGGATAATTTTATATTAACCATTATAAATACAAGAATTGATTATGACATTAGAAAAAATAAAGAAACGCTTGAAGATAAGTATTTTGGATATTTTAAATCCGAAAATGAACTTTTTAATGAAATATTTAAATATTCAACTTTAGAAGCTATAAATAAGGAAATGAACAGATTATTTGATGAGGTAAGAATAGAAAAAAGAGCTTCATATGTGGGGACACCTCCATTAGACCAAGCTATAATTTTGTCAAGAGATTTATTTTATTTTTGTTCTTTAAATGGAATATTTGGAAATTCATTTTCTCTTTATTCAGAATTTATGAAAAAATATATTGAAATTTTACTTGTATCATATACTAATAAGAATGTTGAGCTTAAAAATCAGATGTTTGAAAACAGAAATCTTTTAGAAGAATTTGAATATTTTGATTTTTTTATGATGTTGGAATTAAGTTACAGTGATTTGAAAAAGTTATTTAATGAATATACGATAAAGGATTTAAAATGCAAAGAAGAAATTTCGGATAGGTTAATTGTACTACTTAAAAATATATTTGATTGGATAGAAGAAAATGATAAAGAATTCATGGAAAAAAAGGATGCTTTGGAAAATGTTATATTAATAATTTCAAAATTGGATTTAACAAAAAACCAATTTAAAAATCTATTTAATGTAATACTAAATTATAAAAACAACAGTATCTTTTTTGAAGATAATCCTATTTTAGGGATAGTAAATAACTTTAGAATAATAACTTATAAAAATTTTAAAAATTTGAATAAAGAGTTTTTTGATAAGGTGTTGGAAAAGATTTTTTCAATTGACAGGAATAGAATAGATGAAAATTTATTAGATTATATCACATACTATTTTAATAAAAAAGAAATGCCAAAAATTTTAAAAAATGATAGAATAGAAAACTTTATTAATAAAAATAATTTAAAAATAAAATGTTATTTTTTAAGAATAATAGATGAAACATATTTTGAAGAATTAAAGAATGAAATACTAAAAGAAATAAAAAATACTTTAAATATAGAAGTTTATAGTTTTTTATTAAATCAAAAATTTATAGATTTCATTCCAGAAACAGAAGATAAAATACTGGAAGAATTAGATGAAATATTCCAGAAAAAAGATAGTAATAAAGATTTAAATGTAGATAATTTAGTAAATTTGATATCTAAGCAGGAAAATATTTTAGATTTTTTATTAGTATCAGGTTTAAATGATAGATTGCCAATTTCTTTTATAGAAAAATTAAGTAATTATAAAAATGAGGAATTTTTTAAATCGTTGAAACAATATAAATTAGAGATATTGTGGAAATATATACTGAATCAAGAAAATTTTGATTTTTCTGAATTTACAGAAAATGAATTAGAAAAATTTTCAAAAACAGGAATAAAAAATCTTTTGAAAAAAAATGATAAAAAACTTATAAAAGTAATTAGAGAGTATGTTTTTTCCAAAATAAAGAATAATGATAATATCTCAATGAATAATGTTATAGAAGCCTATTTTGAGTGGGAGAGTGAAAAAGTTGAAACTTCAAAGTAA
- a CDS encoding zinc transporter 7-A: MEKLVRRGGGGHFHGGGHSHSHGSGSHHYSGGHHSGEHSGGEHSSGHSDGEGNGKSKKSSDDEQENSSSFWRSHGSHSGSSNQRSCESIVDAKERQDCIDSNNNAGNLEVFFIFCAVIVFVFLKIKDFGRK, encoded by the coding sequence ATGGAAAAATTAGTAAGAAGAGGTGGCGGTGGACATTTTCACGGTGGAGGACATAGCCATTCTCATGGAAGTGGAAGCCATCATTATAGTGGTGGGCATCACAGTGGAGAACATAGTGGCGGAGAGCATTCGAGCGGTCATTCAGATGGAGAAGGAAATGGAAAATCTAAAAAATCAAGTGACGACGAACAAGAAAATTCATCATCTTTTTGGAGAAGTCACGGATCTCATTCAGGAAGTTCAAATCAGAGAAGTTGTGAAAGTATTGTTGACGCTAAGGAAAGACAGGATTGTATTGATAGCAATAATAACGCTGGTAATCTTGAGGTATTTTTTATTTTTTGTGCTGTCATAGTTTTTGTTTTTTTGAAAATAAAAGATTTTGGAAGAAAATAA